In Oreochromis niloticus isolate F11D_XX linkage group LG18, O_niloticus_UMD_NMBU, whole genome shotgun sequence, one genomic interval encodes:
- the LOC109195498 gene encoding E3 ubiquitin/ISG15 ligase TRIM25-like produces MNQMDQTKFCCSVCLDLLKDPVTIPCGHSYCMNCIKSFWDEEEEKKIYSCPQCRQTFTPRPVLEKNTMLVDLVEELKKTGLQATPADHYYAGPEDVACDVCTGRKMKAFKSCLFCLASYCEKHLQPHYDAAPLKKHKLVEPSKKLQENICSRHDEVMKMFCRTDQQSICYLCPVDEHKGHDTVSAAAERTERQRELEVSRQNIQQRIQDREKDVKLLQQEVEAINQSADQTVEHSEKIFTELIHLIQKRSSDVKQQIRSQQETEVSRVKELEEKLEQEITELKRKDAELKQLSHTEDHIQFLHNYPSLSALSESTDSSSINIRPLSYFEDVTAAVSEVRDKIQDILREEWTNISLTVTEVDVLLSDPPEPKTRAGFCSVVF; encoded by the exons atgaatcaaatggaccaaacaaaattctgctgttcagtctgtttggatctactgaaggatccggtgactattccctgtggacacagctactgcatgaactgtattaaaagcttctgggatgaagaggaagagaagaaaatctacagctgccctcagtgcagacagactttcacaccgaggcctgtcctggagaaaaacaccatgtTAGTAGATTTagtggaggagctgaagaagactggactccaagctaCTCCTGCTGATCACTactatgctggacctgaagatgtggcctgtgatgtctgcactggaagaaaaatgaaagcctTCAAGTCCTGTTTATTCTGTCTGGCatcttactgtgagaaacaccttCAGCCTCATTATGATGCGGctccattaaagaaacacaagctggtggagccctccaagaagctccaggagaacatctgctctcgtcatgatgaggtgatgaagatgttctgccgtactgatcagcagagtatctgttatctctgccctgtggatgaacataaaggccacgacacagtctcagctgcagcagaaaggactgagaggcagagagagctggaggtgagtcgacaaaacatccagcagagaatccaggacagagagaaagatgtgaagctgcttcaacaggaggtggaggccatcaatcagtctgctgatcaaacagtggagcacagtgagaagatcttcactgagctgatccatctcatccagaaaagaagctctgatgtgaagcagcagatcagatcccagcaggaaactgaagtgagtcgagtcaaagagcttgaggagaagctggagcaggagatcactgagctgaagaggaaagatgctgagctgaagcagctctcacacacagaggatcacatccagtttctacacaactacccctcactgtcagcactcagtgagtctacagactcatccagcatcaatatccgtcctctgagctactttgaggatgtgacagcagctgtgtcagaggtcagagataaaatacaggacattctgagagaggaatggacaaacatctcactgacagtcactgaagtggatgttttactgtcagatccaccagagccaaagaccagagctggatt CTGTTCTGTTGTATTCTAG
- the LOC109195493 gene encoding tripartite motif-containing protein 16-like, with protein sequence MNQMDQTKFCCSVCLDLLKDPVTIPCGHSYCMNCIKSFWDEEEKKKIYSCPQCRQTFTVRPVLVKSTMLADLVEELKKTGLQAAPADHCYAGPEDVACDVCTGMKLKAVKSCLVCLVSYCEKHLQPHFKSSAFETHKLVEPSKKLQENICSRHDEVMKMFCRTDQQSICYLCSVDEHKGHDTVSAAAERTERQRELEVSRQNIQQRIQDREKDVKLLQQEVEAINQSADQTVEHSEKIFTELIHLIQKRSSDVKQQIRSQQETEVSRVKELEEKLEQEITELKRKDAELKQLSHTEDHNQFLHNYSSLSALSESTDSSSINIRPLSYFEDVTAAVSEVRDKLQDILREEWTNISLTVTEVDVLLSDPPEPKTRAGFLKYSCEITLDPNTAHKQLLLSEGNRKATLMKQQQSYSDHPDRFTGWRQVLSRESLTGRCYWEVEWRGEGVRVAVAYKNISRAGSECGFGWNDKSWSLDCYNNSYTFWYNNIETPVSGPRSSRVGVYLDHRAGILSFYSVSETMTLLHRVQTTFTQPLYAGLLPYYYGATAELIKVK encoded by the coding sequence atgaatcaaatggaccaaacaaaattctgctgttcagtctgtttggatctactgaaggatccggtgactattccctgtggacacagctactgcatgaactgtattaaaagcttctgggatgaagaggaaaagaagaaaatctacagctgccctcagtgcagaCAGACTTTCACAGTGAGGCCTGTCCTGGTGAAAAGCACCATGTTAGCAGATTTagtggaggagctgaagaagactggactccaagctgctcctgctgatcactgctatgctggacctgaagatgtggcctgtgatgtctgcactggCATGAAGCTAAAAGCCGTGAAATCCTGTCTGGTGTGTTTGGTctcttactgtgagaaacaccttCAGCCTCATTTTAAATCCTCTGCATTTGAAACACACAAGCTGGTGGAgccctccaagaagctccaggagaacatctgctctcgtcatgatgaggtgatgaagatgttctgtcgtactgatcagcagagtatctgttatctctgctctgtggatgaacataaaggccacgacacagtctcagctgcagcagaaaggactgagaggcagagagagctggaggtgagtcgacaaaacatccagcagagaatccaggacagagagaaagatgtgaagctgcttcaacaggaggtggaggccatcaatcagtctgctgatcaaacagtggagcacagtgagaagatcttcactgagctgatccatctcatccagaaaagaagctctgatgtgaagcagcagatcagatcccagcaggaaactgaagtgagtcgagtcaaagagcttgaggagaagctggagcaggagatcactgagctgaagaggaaagatgctgagctgaagcagctctcacacacagaggatcacaaccagtttctacacaactactcctcactgtcagcactcagtgagtctacagactcatccagcatcaatatccgtcctctgagctactttgaggatgtgacagcagctgtgtcagaggtcagagataaactacaggacattctgagagaggaatggacaaacatctcactgacagtcactgaagtggatgttttactgtcagatccaccagagccaaagaccagagctggattcttaaaatattcatgtgaaatcacactggatccaaacacagcacacaaacagctgttattatcagaggggaacagaaaagcaacattaatgaaacaacaacagtcttattctgatcatccagacagattcactGGATGGCGTCAGgtcctgagtagagagagtctgactggacgttgttactgggaggtggagtggagaggggAAGGAGTTCGTGTGGCAGTCGCATACAAGAATATCAGCAGAGCAGGGAGTGAATGTGGATTTGGATGGAATGACAAATCTTGGTCATTAGATTGTTACAACAACAGTTATACATTTTGGTACAACAACATTGAAACTCCTGTCTCAGGTCCTCGttcctccagagtaggagtgtacctggatcacagagcaggtattttgtccttctacagcgtctctgaaaccatgactctcctccacagagtccagaccacattcactcagccgctctatgctggacttTTGCCTTATTATTATGGAGCCACAGCTGAGTTGATTAAAGTGAAATAG